A stretch of DNA from Penaeus chinensis breed Huanghai No. 1 chromosome 1, ASM1920278v2, whole genome shotgun sequence:
ACAGATTTCATGTCTCTATAACACTGATTGCCATTGGCAACATTGTTACTTTATtagtaacagataaataaatcttaaaataTTTCCTCATTTTCCAAACAAATGACACACACTTGCATGTATCCTTCCTGTCTACTGTTACTCAATctgtctccacttctctccttcacaagaaactcactcacactcacattaacactcacaagaaaatgaaaaggttTTGTTATAcacaaatctttatatataatataaagaaacaTTGCTGGAAATCTTACCTTATTTCGGTGTCACCAGTTTtaattatctgaaaaaaaaacaatactttaTTTATAACTGACTACAAAAAAAGATAACATATTACAAATTCTTCCTAGAATTTTTTAATGAACACATAAAAAAACTAGAAATTAATATTAACAGACTAACAGCAACTATCCCTGGTGAAGGATCTGGCTACTGAATGGCAAGAACCTCAGGCAAAGAAGCTGTGTTATATTCAACAGAATGAGAGGCTGGCCACCGGTGTGGAATGCAATGCAATTACTGTTTTTATAGCAGACTGTTCACCCTAACTCAATTTATTAATCATACATTatacgggcatgacgtgtacgtacgtgctatgcccactgtgagttacttgtttgattgtttttcacatagatggctacacttgtactaagtcaccaatgagccaattacacatactgcctgtctcgcccgtttaccctttgcTTTGATTCatgaaaacattttacgttatcttattttgctgttactaatgtttataatattatagtaatcataatgtttataattaaaataacaccatcgacattcatagcactagtaaaaaatacgttttttccgccaattcaaatcacacaAGGTcatctaattgactcctttgtggctaagcactagcagagccatctatgtgcagagacattttacaaaaatatagaaaatgagcacggcattttcctcattttttattcattttccctggtggcactGGGTTAAAAATGTTTACAGAAAAtcacaaaaatcacaaaaaatattatatcatatcaaatatGTATGATCATAAAATTTCACGTCCAAACCTGATTCACTTTCATACACTCTAAAAAAATCATAGCCATCTAACAAAGAAATCTGAAGTAAAAGACTACCATCCAAGTGCCAATCTGTCAACATAAATCTTGAATTTGAAAATGACATACTTTTGAAAGACAAGTGGCTGGTGATGGAATGGGGTTTCTCCATTTCATCCCGAGAGCAAACACCAATAAAAGCAGTGGTTTCAAAAAGTGTAAATGAGTGAACCCAGGGCAAGGCAAATAGGCCATGGCAGCAGTTTTTTGAGACTCAAAAGATGTTATCATTGCAGGGGACTAAGAGGAGCAGAGAACAATTTTCTAAACATACTATGAAACACTTTTAACCTTCTGGCTTTGAGGCAACAAAAATCCGACCGTAAGTTTGTATGGAcaggacaagaaaaagaacaagagggtgAAAATCACAAGGAGGAAGAAAATCAAACAAGTCATGGAATAATGCTAATTACATATGCATCCGCTTTAAACTCTATGCTCAGTACTAAAATTCTATGCACAAGCTTCCGCACCAAATACCGAATTCTGGCTTttgaacacaaaaataaacatggGTAGTTATGATCATGACAAACTGTTTCATAGTTTCAAAATGAATGGACAGAATGTTATTTCCTAATGTGCCTGTAAACCTGCACAACACTGTCTTGGAAGAATGGGAAATAGAAATCTAATGAAGGCATCTCTCCCTACACAACTTGTTACACTCAACTAAATGAttacataattattgtttttcattcttcCACAAACTCTAAAGGCTACCTAATCTATGATAAATTAATGCCATCTTTAAACTATAGCacaacccacacactcactcactgtgtgGTATAGTGATTGCTAAGCTCTGTCTTagttgcagttatatatatatatatatttttttttatctgtatgcaAGTCCGCCACACCCCAAAATGGCACAGGAAAAACTTATATCGGAAGCAAAGTtcaattatttcattatatctgGTTAGTtcaatcttctcttctttcaacaGTAAGTGAGCTTGGATTGGCTGAAGACTCTTTCATGTTGAATTCTTGCCTATATCTCAGGGATTACACAATCATAGTGTCACCACTAAACTCTGATCATAAAGCAACTAGTCTATGCCCAATCATTTTACAATCCATTTCTGAGAAATGTAACCTGCTTGTANNNNNNNNNNNNNNNNNNNNNNNNNNNNNNNNNNNNNNNNNNNNNNNNNNNNNNNNNNNNNNNNNNNNNNNNNNNNNNNNNNNNNNNNNNNNNNNNNNNNatataatatatatatatatatatataatatatatatatatatacttataaaaacatactatttttatatatacatatataaccttactgtatataataatatatataataaatatatatataatataatatatatatatataataattacatgcacatacgcgcgggcacgacacacacacacacacacacatatatagacatacgtacacatgaatatacatatatatatatattatatatatggacacacagtaatatatacatttacatacaaacttaaacatgcatatatatatatatatatatatatatatatatatatatatatatgtgtgtgtgtatacaagcacaTAGGCACAGATCCGCCAACGCGTGTGTCTTTGCACCAGATATTTtcggccatccccccccccccccctccacagcaAAAATCCAAATGAAATCCAAATCTGAGAATGCACACTACTGCCTCCGCGAGCATTTGAAGGGCCGAGCCGTTCGCGCCTCCGAACGCACCACCACAGGTACACTGCGAGTTCCAAGCACTCCGAACAGCTGACCACGTAGGCCCCGCCCCCCGTGTTTACATCCCGGCGTGGGCTTCGCTAACTGGCTGGCGCTCGGCGTGACCGCTTGTCCCGGCGACCCTGATTGGCTGGCCACCGCTTGGCGTGACCGCTCCTTCCAAATGCCTGTTTTCATCACGCGACGCGGCCGAGCGGACAGTGCGGGTGCTGGCGGCCCTTCCGTCTTTCACGGAATGAGTGGCAACCTCCTTCGCATTTCCGTTTTGCCTGCTCTTTTATCCGTGGCTCGTATGCATTTCAATCATCGCCTCTCTCCCAAAGTTCAACATCAAAGACGAATATTCAACGCGCATTAAAATAATTGACCTGATCCGTCATTCCTGTGCTCAACATTTTACTGTTTTTTAGGAGGGAAAATCCAGTGCCAGCTCTTAAATCAAcaatagaaaaatacaaacaaataaaacacatacacaggcacagacacacaaacacatccacagacacacacacacacacacccacccacccacacacacacacccacccacacacacacacacacacacacacacacacacacacacacacaaatatatatatatatatatatattatatataatatataataaatatcatatatattatatatattatatataatatatatcatatataatatatataatatatattatatcacacacatacacacacacacacacacacacacacacacacacacacacacacacacacacacacacacacacacacaatatatatatatatatatatatatgatatatgatatataatatatataataaatataatatatattatatattatatatcatatataatatatattatatatcatatataataaatatcatatataatatatataataagcatcatatatattatatatattagatataatatatatcatatataatatatattatatcacacacacacacacacacacacacacacacacacacacacacacacacacacacacacacacacacataatttaatAAACCATCCTACATTGGACAGAACAAAGTGGGTATAAATCACGAATTAAAGGAAGGTATtcaaataagcaaacacacacacacacacacacacacacacacacacacacacacacacacacacacacacacacgcgcgtaaataataaagaacaatCTATCTAATGAGCAGACCGGGTCGAACGAACAGAAGCACAATAGTGTGCATGATTAACGATGCCTCATGATTGATCAGCGGCGAAAGcgtcatagaaaacgggaccCATGctaaggcagagggagggggattaaAACACCATGTCCTCGCTTTGCTCGGCGCCTGGCGCGGCCGAGAAGCGAACGGCCAACGACACGGAGAGAGCCGCATGAAGAGCATACGCAGTGTTCCTGCCACACTCCAGTCCCTCGACGGGTAGCAGCTTATAGTGTCTTGACATttttattagtgatgatgattgtggtgattgtgatggtgatgatgatggtggtggtggtggtggtggtgatgatgatggtgatggtgattgggttgatgatgatgatggtgattgtgatgatggtggtgatgatgatgatggtggtggtgatgatggtgatggtgattgggttgatgatgatggtgatgatgatgatggtggtgatgaaggcgATACTAGGACTAAGAATACCAACCAATGAGCAAGACAAGCCGGCCCATGAACTCCTTCCAAAGACGTCCAACGAATCAGACTCAGGAACTCGCCGGCCCATGAACTCCTTCCAAAGACGTCCAACGAATCAGACTCAGGAACTCGCCGGCCCATGAACTCCTTCCAAAGACGTCCAACGAATCAGACTCAGGAACTCGCCGGCCCATGAACTCCTTCCAAAGACGTCCAACGAATCAGACTCAGGAACTCGCCGGCCCATGAACTCCTTCCAAAGACGTCCAACGAATCAGACTCAGGAACTCGCCGGCCCATGAACTCCTTCCAAAGACGTCCAACGAATCAGACTCAGGAACTCGCCGGCCCATGAACTCCTTCCAAAGACGTCCAACGAATCAGACTCAGGAACTCGCCGGCCCATGAACTCCTTCCAAAGACGTCCAACGAATCAGACTCAGGAACTCGCCGGCCCATGAACTCCTTCCAAAGACGTCCAACGAATCAGACTCAGGAACTCGCCGGCCCATGAACTCCTTCCAAAGACGTCCAACGAATCAGACTCAGGAACTCGCCGGCCCATGAACTCCTTCCAAAGACGTCCAACGAATCAGACTCAGGAACTCGCCGGCCCATGAACTCCTTCCAAAGACGTCCAACGAATCAGACTCAGGAACTCGCCGGCCCATGAACTCCTTCCAAAGACGTCCAACGAATCAGACTCAGGAACTCGCCGGCCCATGAACTCCTTCCAAAGACGTCCAACGAATCAGACTCAGGAACTCGCCGGCCCATGAACTCCTTCCAAAGACGTCCAACGAATCAGACTCAGGAACTCGCCGGCCCATGAACTCCTTCCAAAGACGTCCAACGAATCAGACTCAGGAACTCGCCGGCCCATGAACTCCTTCCAAAGACGTCCAACGAATCAGACTCAGGAACTCGCATAACCGAAGAAATAATCACAAACTTATTTCTCGTTTCCAACACGAACAGAaccggacgagagagagaaaaaaagttcgcTCGCACCCCACTCGGCCCAACTGAGGTCCCGCCGACGCTCAGCTTCGACTCACAAAGAGAGtaaaacttaaatatataaatatataaacaaataagaaataaataataaacaaacagcgaataaataaataataaacaaacagtgaataaataaataataaacatttaaataacgaaataataaattaatgaataattaataataataataataataataataataataataatagaataaaagaaaaaagttaaccaactaaacaattacataaaataaaatattaaacgaacagatttaaaaaaaaaacaataaaaaagtgaaaaaaataaaataaataaacaaataaaggatGTTGCTAGCGTGCAACGAAGGCCAACTAAACGCGCCTGACTCGCTGCCGTTGCTGCTGTGCTGCAAGGTTGCACTCCCTTCCGTCTGGGCTTTGGGCGCGGTGCCGCAAGTTGCAAGTTCCCTCCCCCGCCTGCCCTCCCaagttccctcccccgccccctctcccaagttccctcccccgccccgccctcccaagtttcctcccccgccccctctcccaagttccctcccccgccccgccctcccaagttccctcccccgccccctctcccaaattccctcccccgccccgccctcccaagttccctcccccgccccctctcccaaGTTCCCTCccccgcgtgtgcgtgtgcatgtgtatgcatatacgtgtgcgtatgcgtgtgcgtgtgcgtctgcgtgtgcatgcgtgtgtgtgtatgcgtgtgtgtatgtatgcttgtgtatgcgtgtgcgtgtgtatatgcgtgcgtatgcgtatgcgtgtgcgcgcttgcgtttgcatgcgtgtgcatgtgtatgcgtgtgcgtgtgtgcgcacgcgcacgAAATGCATATAAATCAGTAACGTTATCACAGTATTAACAGTAAACACTTCTCCCCACCGCCGCCACTCCCTGGGAATCTTTGAATTCATAGTAGTAACACGATTATAATCACcaggcgctctctctcttttccgtcgcCACTTACATAACGCGTAAATTGAACTTATATCTGCGTCGGTCTAAGTAAcgggtctctctttgtctttgtcttcgtctttgtcttgtcttttcctctctcctctctcctcttctctttccctcttctcacatctctttccctcttctctcttcatcactcccctctccccttacctccctctccctcccttccgttgtgcctccttccctcccgccctttttccttccctcactctcactctaactcaccGCTTGTTCTTACTTACTCTAGTGTAACAATCGCCGTGTTACCCCATCCCCAAGTATTTTCAATTAGTCGTTTTATTAGTCAAACAATCTATCGGGTCCATCCATCATTTGAAAACCACCTCCACTGGTCTATTCATCGCGTTTATTCTGTATTTAACGAACGCCATTGGGGCATTCCTTAGTTTCCGTCGTCTACGCTATTTATAGATTCACGATGACGCAACGCCCTCGAACTATTTCGTCATTTCCCTGTCGCTTCTTCACCACCGTCATTCACATCGATCATGTCCCCAATTCATCAACATTCCGCTCCCGGTCATCATGCGCGGCGGCAGGCAAAGGCCCGACAACTCCGACTTCATCACGCAAGCTTCATTACGACTGGAGGCTGAAGGCAGAGACTGAGTCCACTTAGACGAGAGCGACCCACTGATAGAGGTCGGCTCTTTCGAAACACGCGCCCTAGGCGGGTGCCTTACCTCGGCCGCGGCTCGCTCTTGTGGCTCCCTCCTGCACATGCCCCGCCGTCTCACTCACCTGCAACAAAACAAGGGAAGAGTTAACATTTTGTCCTGggattaacgtgtgtgtgtgtgtgtgtgtatgtgtgtgtgtgtgtgtgtgagtgtgtgtgtgtgtgtgtgtgtgtgtgtgtgtgtgtgtgtgtgtgtgtgaaaaaaataaaaaatcatcctATGAAGATATTACAAGAAGACTAAGGCATAgcaaggggacaggggagagacAAAGGTCCTGCGAGGAAGGGCGGGGCGGGTGCGCCGCGGCCTCGAGGAGCCTGTCGCCGCGCCACGGGTCGCCGTCTCACCTCGCGAGTCGTCTTCGTCGACGTGCAGCAGGACGGTGTACACCTGAGCACAGCAGGGGGGCGTGGCGAGAGTCAGCGCAAATAGAAAGGGGGCCAGAAGCCACACCCACGAGCGGCCGGAGGACTCCTGAGGCCTCGGCGCCGCGCGGAAGGGTGCAGTGGGGCggccggggggggcgggggttacgGAGGGCAGCGCCGGCATCCTGGCTAGCGCTCGCGAGCAATTCCGTCCAACGCAGCTTTCGCACGGACTCTGTCGAGCATTACGCCACGCGGTGCAGAAGCCAGCGTCATGCAGCCGTGCACGCCTTCGAGAGGACCGCGCTTTTTCGCAATGCTCACAAGTCACTGAGGGATTAAAAGAGTAACACTCGCATCATCTGCTCGTCCGCCGCAAAAAAACACACGCTCAGTTTGGCATCGCCCCGCCCGTTCCCGGGACTGGAGGCATTGAAAGGGACTGGCCATTTCGATCCCGCACGAGAGCACCCCAGGCATCTCGTCCGATAGctgagaggcgggggggggggggggggggtctagggaGCCAGTCAGGCAAGAAGCTACGGCCCGCTGCCTCTATGTGCATACGGAATGATGCCTCCCCGCATTATTTGCCCAAGACTTCAAGTCCCTTGTTATTCTAAAGTGCAATGAGGTTAAAAGCCggtccacctccccccacctctctcgccAGCTCTTTCACCCGTCCTACAGCCCgccagtctccctccccccctccgttgtctgtctgttttgtctatgtctgtctgtctgtctgcctgcttctatctgcctgtctgttttgtctgtctgtctgtctatctgcctgtctgttttgtctgttttgtctgtctgtctgtctccttctgcctgtgtctgtctgtctgtctgtctgcctgcttctgtctgtctgtctgcctgtctgttttctctgattgtctgtctgtctacttttgtctatcagtctgtctgtctgtctgcttgtctatctgtctgcttctgtctgtctctctgtttgcttctgtctgtctgtctgcttctgtctgtctgtctgcttctgtttgtctgtctgtctgtctgcttcagtctgtctgtctgtctgtctgcttcagtctgtctgtctgcttcagtctgtctgtctgtctgcttcagtttatctgtctgtctgcttcagtctgtctgtctgtctgcttcagtctgtctgtctgctttagtctgtctgcctgtctgcttcagtctgtatgtctgtatctatctgtctgtctgcttcagtctgtctgtctgtctgattcagtctgtctgtctgtctgattcagtctgtctgtctgtcagattctgtctgtctgtctgcttcagtCTAtctgctgcctgtctgtctgtctgctcagtctgtctgtctgtatctatctgtctgtctgcttcagtctgtctgtctgtcagattctgtctgtctgtctgtcagattctgtctgtctgtctgtctgcttcagtctgtctgtctgtctgtctgcttcagtcagtcagtctgtctgtctgtctgcttcagtctgtctgtctgtcagattctgtctgtctgcttcagtctgtctgtttttctgcttcagtctgtctgtctgtctgcttcagtctgtctgtctgtctgcttcagtctgtctgtctgtcagcttctttcttcttctttctctctctctctctctctctctctctctctctctctctctctctctctctctctctctctctctctctctctctctctctctctctcccccctcattccacAAATCACtaactcccccctgccccctctccctctccctccctccctccctctcccaccgtcAGTAGGAAGGCGCATCGGCCACATCCAATTCATTCAACAAAACGAAGTGCAGAACTGAATCGCTGCCACACATTCCGGGGACGAGAAACTAAACAAAACGGATTCGGAAGACATGgactgaagagaaagaaagaaagagcggaaagaggggtgtgtgtgcgtgagtgaggcagagaaagagagacggagagaggaagggaaggaaggagggaaggaaggagaggaggaaggagggaaggaaggagagaaggaaggagaggaggaaggagggaaggaaggagaggagcaaggagggaaggaaggagagaaggaaggagaggaggaaggagggaaggaaggagagaaggaaggagaggaggaaggagggaaggaaggagagaaggaaggagaggaggaaggagaggaagaaggagaggaggaaggagagaaggaaggagaggaggaaggagggaaggaaggagaggagcaaggagggaaggaaggagagaaggaaggagaggaggaaggagggaaggaaggagagaaggaaggagaggaggaaggagggaaggaaggagagaaggaaggagaggaggaaggagggaaggaagga
This window harbors:
- the LOC125042182 gene encoding uncharacterized protein LOC125042182, which produces MPALPSVTPAPPGRPTAPFRAAPRPQESSGRSWVWLLAPFLFALTLATPPCCAQVYTVLLHVDEDDSRGETATRGAATGSSRPRRTRPALPRRTFVSPLSPCYALVFL